One window from the genome of Candidatus Chlorohelix allophototropha encodes:
- a CDS encoding GIY-YIG nuclease family protein, with translation MSVNELEYGDKKVKKENHFYVYILRCADNTLYTGWTVNLAARVARHNTGKGAKYTRSRLPVILVYHEECADEKSARRRELAIKRLTRAEKLDLVD, from the coding sequence TTGAGTGTAAATGAGTTGGAATATGGTGATAAAAAGGTAAAGAAGGAGAATCATTTTTATGTGTATATTTTGCGGTGCGCCGATAATACGCTTTACACAGGCTGGACGGTAAACCTCGCGGCACGAGTTGCACGGCATAACACCGGTAAAGGAGCTAAATATACCCGTTCTCGTTTGCCGGTTATATTAGTTTACCATGAGGAATGTGCTGATGAAAAAAGCGCGCGCCGCCGTGAGCTTGCTATCAAACGGTTGACACGCGCCGAGAAATTAGACCTAGTTGACTAG
- a CDS encoding tetratricopeptide repeat protein — MTQYQPEDKHRIKRQKTELAIRLAREGKWEEAVNVNQELLSVFPDDSEALNRLGKACLELRRFSEAKEAYEKALKNDPGNSIAQKNLQRLAQAIAENAALSKNGKTPAPAHNSGRSAADPSSFIEETGKTGLTTLRELGKPVVLAKLTAGDLVYLEVDSKKQALYVKNAEGEMLGQVEPKLALRLVRFIEGGNRYSAAVTSVTDKQLTIIIREVFQHPNQRGRLSFPARHGGVGYRAYIKDSVLRYGFEDEDEMFDDSDSDDRDTEDNEEEIDMSEEYLEEPESDEL, encoded by the coding sequence TTGACCCAGTACCAACCTGAAGATAAACACCGAATTAAACGACAGAAAACCGAACTGGCTATTCGCCTTGCCCGTGAGGGAAAATGGGAAGAGGCAGTAAACGTTAATCAAGAACTGTTGAGTGTATTCCCGGATGACTCGGAGGCGTTGAACCGTCTTGGCAAAGCCTGCCTTGAATTGCGACGCTTCAGTGAAGCTAAAGAAGCTTACGAAAAAGCCTTAAAAAATGATCCAGGTAACAGTATTGCCCAGAAAAACCTGCAACGATTAGCGCAGGCAATTGCGGAAAATGCGGCTCTTTCCAAGAACGGCAAAACTCCCGCACCGGCGCATAATAGTGGGCGTTCGGCAGCCGACCCCAGTAGCTTTATCGAAGAAACCGGGAAAACCGGGTTGACTACCCTACGTGAACTGGGAAAACCAGTTGTGCTTGCAAAATTGACCGCCGGAGATTTGGTTTATCTTGAAGTGGATTCAAAAAAGCAGGCTCTCTACGTCAAAAATGCCGAAGGTGAAATGCTAGGGCAAGTCGAGCCTAAGTTAGCTTTGCGCTTGGTGCGCTTCATTGAAGGGGGCAATCGTTATTCTGCTGCTGTCACCAGCGTAACCGACAAGCAATTAACCATTATTATCCGCGAAGTTTTCCAACACCCCAACCAGCGCGGGCGGCTGAGTTTCCCCGCACGACATGGTGGAGTGGGTTATCGAGCTTACATCAAGGACTCGGTACTTCGATATGGCTTCGAGGATGAAGATGAAATGTTTGACGACAGCGATAGTGACGACCGCGATACTGAAGATAACGAAGAAGAAATAGATATGAGCGAGGAATACCTAGAAGAACCAGAATCTGACGAACTCTAG